The genomic window TGGCGGTATTGTACGCACCGCTCGGCTCCCGCGCCTAGGAGAAATCCGGGTCAGGCTCCCTGTCCAGAAAAAACCCGGAGGCAGAGCCTCCGGGTGAACGCGTGAATGTTCGATGGGCCTCGGGGTCAGTAAGCCAGCGGGCCGGTCTGCTTCACCCAGCGGCCTTTCTTGACCTGATAGAGAATCGAAGCAGTGGTGCCGCGGTGGTTGTCGGCGCTGAAATTCTGCACCGGCCCACCAAAGATATCTTTGTATCCTTTGATGCTCTCCAGGGCCTTGACCAGACCCTCGACGGTGAGGTTGCGGCCTGCCCGGTCCAGCCCCATTACCGTCAGGTCGGCGCCAATGTAGCCCAATTGCGCAGGGCTTCCGGGATACTTGCCGTATTTGGCCTTGTAGTCTTCCAGCCACTTCCGGACTATCGCGCGGCTGTCGTCGGGATAGACCGGTGGCACCGAACCCAGGCCATAAAGCCCTTCGGTGATGCCGCCCTTGGCACCAGCAACGAACGATGCCACGCCGGCGCCGCTGGAGAAGAATATGGCGTCGAAACCCATCTTGCGCGCCGTGGCAAAGGGCAGGATGGTGTCCTTGATGATGGTGCCCATGGCGATGGCTTCGCATTTGGCCTTCTTGAACTTGGCAACGGCGGCGACGAAGTCCGATGCGGTCGGCTTGTGGGCCGACCGGGCAGCCAGTTCAAGGCCCATCTTCTTGGCCTGATCCTGGGCCCCGAAGAGGATCTCCTTGCCGAAATCCGAGTCCTGATAGATGACGCAGAATGTCTTGACGCCGGCGGTTTTCGCGAGATGTGCCATGCCGGCACGGATGTGGTCGTAGTAGGTCGAAATATGGGCGAACTTTAGCGCATGGTGGGGCTCGGTCATCTGCCGTGCCGCCGAGAACGGGAATAGGTTGGGAATATTCGCCTTGATCATCCGTGGCAGAATGGCGTTGTTCATGGGCGTGCCCATGCCGCCGAGAATGGCGAAAACCTTGTCCCTGTTGATCAGCTTGTTGGCTGCTTGAACCGCCCGCGGCACCTGGTACTGGCTGTCCTCGACGACCAGCCTGAGCTTGCGTCCATGAATGCCGCCTGCCGCGTTCACTTCATCAAAACGCATTTGCATGGCGTTTCGGGACGGCACTCCCCAGACCGAAGCCGGCCCCGACAGATCCGAGTGCACCCCGATGACTATCTCTTTGTCCGTGACGCCCGCCCCTTGCACCGCCGTTGCCCCGGCTAGCATGGTGACTGATAAGGCCAGCAGGCCTAAACTTTTTCGTGGCTCCATTTTTTCTCTCCCTTCGTGGTTTGGCTATTCTGGTTTAGACCCTGAACAAGGTCAACGTTACCCCAAGGCACTTCAGGCCGCTTGATACATATCTTCGATCAGGTCGGCATATTTTTCGCTGACGAATTTTCGCTTCAGTTTCATCGTCGGTGTCAGCTCGTCATCTTCCGGGTCGAGCTGATGTTCCAGCAGACGAAACTTCTTGACCGTCTCGACGCGGGCAAATTTCTTGTTGGCCTTCTCTACTTCCGAATCTATCAACGCCATGACCTCTGGCGTACGCGTCAAACTGGTAAAATTCGTGAACGGCACGTTATGATCCTGCGCGTATTTCTCGACATTCTCGTGGTCGATCATGATCAGGCAGGTAAGATATTTCCTCCGGTCACCGATAACGACCGCATCGGAGATATAGGGTGAGAACTTAAGCTCGTTCTCGATCTCGGTGGGGGTGATGTTCTTGCCGCCCGCGGTGATGATGATGTCTTTCATGCGGTCGGTGATCTTGACGAACCCTTGGTTGTCGATCAGGCCGACATCACCGGTGTGCAGCCAACCGTCGACAACGGTTTCAGCTGTCTTTTCGGGCTGGTTGAGATAGCCCATGAAGACGTGGTCGCCGCGCAGCAGGATCTCGCCCGCATCGGAAATGCGGACCTCGCCGAAGGGTACCCGCCGGCCCACGGTTCCCAGCTTGACCAGGCCCGGCAGATTGGCGGTTGCCAGTCCGGTGTTTTCGGTCTGCCCGTAGACCTCGTAAAGGCTGATGCCGAGCGCCTGATACCAACGGATCAGGTCCGGTGAGA from Alphaproteobacteria bacterium includes these protein-coding regions:
- a CDS encoding ABC transporter substrate-binding protein translates to MEPRKSLGLLALSVTMLAGATAVQGAGVTDKEIVIGVHSDLSGPASVWGVPSRNAMQMRFDEVNAAGGIHGRKLRLVVEDSQYQVPRAVQAANKLINRDKVFAILGGMGTPMNNAILPRMIKANIPNLFPFSAARQMTEPHHALKFAHISTYYDHIRAGMAHLAKTAGVKTFCVIYQDSDFGKEILFGAQDQAKKMGLELAARSAHKPTASDFVAAVAKFKKAKCEAIAMGTIIKDTILPFATARKMGFDAIFFSSGAGVASFVAGAKGGITEGLYGLGSVPPVYPDDSRAIVRKWLEDYKAKYGKYPGSPAQLGYIGADLTVMGLDRAGRNLTVEGLVKALESIKGYKDIFGGPVQNFSADNHRGTTASILYQVKKGRWVKQTGPLAY